One genomic window of Lytechinus variegatus isolate NC3 chromosome 1, Lvar_3.0, whole genome shotgun sequence includes the following:
- the LOC121419549 gene encoding 60S ribosomal protein L30-like produces the protein MVASKKQKKQMESINTRLQLVMKSGKYNLGYKQTLKSLRNGKAKLVILANNTTPLRKSEVEYYAMLAKTGVHHYSGNNIELGTACGKYFRVCTLCITDPGDSDIIRSMPSEQTS, from the exons ATGGTGGCCTCAAAGAAGCAG aaaaaacaGATGGAATCCATCAACACCCGATTGCAGCTGGTGATGAAGAGCGGCAAATACAATCTTGGATACAAGCAGACATTGAAGTCACTCCGCAACGGCAAGGCAAAGCTTGTCATCCTTGCCAACAACACAACTCCACTCAG GAAAAGCGAGGTTGAATACTACGCCATGTTGGCCAAGACTGGTGTCCATCACTACAGTGGAAACAACATTGAACTGGGAACAGCTTGCGGAAAGTACTTCAGGGTATGCACACTATGCATCACAGATCCTG GTGACAGTGACATCATCCGCAGTATGCCATCTGAGCAGACCTCGTAA